One window of the Rosa rugosa chromosome 3, drRosRugo1.1, whole genome shotgun sequence genome contains the following:
- the LOC133740111 gene encoding uncharacterized protein LOC133740111 translates to MDGGDGGTGFTCNICFESADKDPIVTPCGHLYCKSCIYTWLRNPRHDSKRCPCPVCNAIIEDSKLIPLYGIGKSQDLNQKSRPIPVASVESPERQAGQKSATTSAPYRPTPSAPEWPTGPRPATPSAPEWPTDPTPTPSAPEWPTGPRPATPSAPIWTDPRPATPSVRNCSSDQTLATPSTANVILNQVCRLLIRVGQYMLVRIIEVATDKLIEAVERKINESSEAAEERNGVNEEGSGNNIVSSEEVEVTDSNGEGSHLGPWVVLNPT, encoded by the coding sequence ATGGATGGGGGTGATGGTGGTACTGGATTCACCTGCAACATTTGCTTTGAATCTGCTGATAAAGATCCAATTGTAACACCTTGTGGCCACCTTTACTGCAAGTCTTGTATATATACATGGCTTCGCAACCCAAGACATGATTCCAAGAGGTGCCCTTGCCCTGTATGCAATGCTATTATAGAGGATAGCAAACTGATTCCTCTGTATGGAATAGGAAAATCACAAGATTTAAATCAAAAGTCTCGGCCTATACCTGTAGCCAGTGTTGAGAGCCCAGAAAGGCAAGCTGGTCAAAAGTCTGCCACTACTTCAGCTCCATATAGGCCAACTCCTTCAGCTCCAGAGTGGCCGACTGGTCCAAGACCTGCCACTCCTTCAGCTCCAGAGTGGCCAACTGATCCAACACCTACTCCTTCGGCTCCTGAATGGCCGACTGGTCCAAGACCTGCCACTCCTTCAGCTCCCATATGGACTGATCCAAGACCTGCCACTCCTTCAGTACGAAACTGTTCATCTGATCAAACACTTGCCACTCCTTCAACTGCCAATGTCATTCTGAACCAAGTTTGTAGGCTGTTAATACGTGTGGGACAGTACATGCTAGTGAGGATAATAGAAGTTGCCACAGATAAGCTCATTGAAGCTGtagaaagaaaaatcaatgaGTCGAGTGAGGCAGCAGAAGAGAGGAACGGTGTTAATGAAGAAGGAAGTGGAAATAATATTGTATCAAGTGAGGAGGTTGAAGTGACGGATAGCAATGGAGAAGGAAGCCATCTGGGACCCTGGGTTGTGCTCAACCCAACTTAG